From the Plasmodium cynomolgi strain B DNA, scaffold: 0628, whole genome shotgun sequence genome, the window TTTTCTCTAGCAATCTTATCAGATTCAACCTCTTGAGCATCCTGAGATGATTCATTTTGATTAATTATAACATTTGGTAAGGTCCAAACTACTTTAATAGGTACTTCAggattcaattttttcccataccTAGTATAAACAACTGCTTCATTTTTAGAAGGAAATGCATGTTTGGGATCTACGTAAATGCAATGTGCAATTTTGCTAggcttttctccttcttttacCTCTTCATAATAAGAACTAAAACACTTCAGGTAAGCAATATTCATGTTATTCTTTAAATTGGGAATGTCTATATTGCTTTGTTCTCCATCTTTTGCATTCtgattaatttcttttctatCACGTGATGTGTCAACATTGTCTCTTGATACAGAAAGGACTGTAGTTGGATTGTACTTGCTATCACATTCAAAGTATTCATCAATACAGTTGTATAAAAAACAGCAGTCTCTATAATGTTTGTCATACAAATTCTTAATATAACTAACATAATTATTGTATTTGTTGCATTCTCCAGCAGATAGTTTACACTTAATAATTTCTCCAtaacttttaaaataatcgtGCAAATGTTTCATCTCTCTA encodes:
- a CDS encoding CYIR protein (putative;~vir-type antigen), whose protein sequence is MKHLHDYFKSYGEIIKCKLSAGECNKYNNYVSYIKNLYDKHYRDCCFLYNCIDEYFECDSKYNPTTVLSVSRDNVDTSRDRKEINQNAKDGEQSNIDIPNLKNNMNIAYLKCFSSYYEEIPNMHFLLKMKQLFILGMGKN